The Paenibacillus sp. FSL H7-0357 nucleotide sequence CACCTTCTGCTTCATGCCGACGGTAAGATCCTCGACCTTGGCTTTGGCATTCACCGCAAGGTTATATTTACGCGCCGTCTCTTCGGTCAACCGCACGGCTTCGTTGTAGTTGAAGCTCACGCCTTTGCGCGGCTCCATGCCAAGCACCATATTCTCGGCTACTGTAAAGGAAGGCACCAGCATGAAATGCTGATGGACCATGCCAATGCCCCGGTCAATGGCGTCCTGGGGGGATTGCAGCTTCATCTTTTCACCCCTGATGTAGATCTCGCCTTCACTCGGCTCTTCCATCCCGAACATAATCTTCATCAGGGTCGATTTGCCGGCCCCATTCTCTCCGGCAATCGCATGGATTTCTCCTTCACGCAGAGAAAAGTGAACGTCTTTGTTTGCAACGACGCCATTTGGATATACTTTGGTAATTCCCCGCATTTCCAGCAGAGCGTTCTGCATGGGTCATCAACGCCTTTCAACTTAGGTGTCTGCAAAAATAGGCAGCTGGAAATCTTCTTGCGGAAGAATTCCAACTGCATGAGTTAACATGTTAAATCATAAATACGATTAAGGTTTAACGGCATTACGGATAGCTTCAACTTCTGAGGTTTCCATGCCCATTGCATTGTCTACAGTAATCTCTTTGTTGATGAGCTTCTGCTTCACTTCTTCAACTTTGGCCTGCAGGTCAGCCGGGTAGACGCTTTTATAGATCTCGTTCTCTGCAATGCCCACGCCGTCTTCCACAAAGCCGAGCACATCACGTTTGCCCATTTCAAGCGTTCCGTCCTGCAGCTTCTTCACAGCTCCAAGAATGGCGCTGTCGATCTTTTTTATCGCGGATGTAACGATCAGGTTGGCTTTGTCGTTGTCTGTATCTTTCAGCAGCATCGCTTGGTCGGAATCGACGCCGATGGCATATTTGGTCTTCTCTTTGGCAGCATCGAAGATTCCAAGCCCTGTTCCGCCCGCTACGTTGAAGATGATGTCCACGCCGGAGTTGTATTGAATGAGCGACAGCTCTTTCCCTTTTGCCGGGTTCACGAAATCACCCGCATAGGATACTGCTACCTTCACCTCAGGATCAACATATTGCGCGCCCTGAATGTAACCTACCAGGAAAGCATTGATTCCGGGAATATCCATTCCGCCTACAAACCCGATGATGTTCTCCTTATTCGCATTCGGCATATCGGATTGCGTAGCCAATGCTGCTGCCGCACCAGCCAAGAAGGATACTTCATTGGTGGAATAGGACATGTTGTACATATTGGCAGGTGCTTCTTCGATGTCCGTGTCATAGTTGATGAATTTTTTATCCGGATTGGCTTCAGCCGTTGCATTGAACATCTCGGTAATTTCCGATCCGCCCGAAATAACAACATCCCAATCCTCGGCGGCGATATCGTTAAACGTAGGCTCCCATTTCGTCTTGTCGGTTCCCATTTCTACAACCTTGGTTTCCGCACCAAGCTCATCCTTCACCTTCTGCAGTCCATTATTGGCCGCATCAAAAAATGATTTATCT carries:
- a CDS encoding BMP family ABC transporter substrate-binding protein yields the protein MKKNVLALLLLMVMVLVTACGNNTSGNGNTANSANDAEGGEAAAGDKLKVVLLIPGTLGDKSFFDAANNGLQKVKDELGAETKVVEMGTDKTKWEPTFNDIAAEDWDVVISGGSEITEMFNATAEANPDKKFINYDTDIEEAPANMYNMSYSTNEVSFLAGAAAALATQSDMPNANKENIIGFVGGMDIPGINAFLVGYIQGAQYVDPEVKVAVSYAGDFVNPAKGKELSLIQYNSGVDIIFNVAGGTGLGIFDAAKEKTKYAIGVDSDQAMLLKDTDNDKANLIVTSAIKKIDSAILGAVKKLQDGTLEMGKRDVLGFVEDGVGIAENEIYKSVYPADLQAKVEEVKQKLINKEITVDNAMGMETSEVEAIRNAVKP